CTCAATTTTAGTGATTGATACAATTTTTCTTTAATGATTTGAAAGGCATCACCTATAATACTGTCTCTGCTGCTCATAGGCCAcagtgtgctgttctgtgtgtgatccATACAGTGTATTATTAAGGCCGTTCAAATCAGGGCTAGCATCACATTTTGGACCATGTGCACAGCACTATTTGAGACCTACCTTTCTGGATTGGGCGGGGGGCTTCATTTGGACATTTAtaaagccccctccccccattcccaacacacactttcactaaCCGCCGTGGTTATTTAGTTCCGCCTTTCCAACCCCATCAACTGTCACACCCCTGATGCATAAATGCATAAAACcatgccaccaccaccaccttttTTTTACCTTGTAGTAAGTCGAGTATGCGCTAACAGTGGCCACAGAGAGACAACCCCTAACCAGCAACCAACTTCTATAACTACCCATCCATCTGAGTGGCCAAGGTAAAACAGACCCACTGCCAACCTCACTCAACCTAACCACAATTAACAACCTCCTCTGTGTCGACCAGCCCACTCCTTGTGACTACAAGTGAAGAGTGCGAGGTGAGTGGGCATACTGGGGATAAGCAAGCCCTGTACCTAAAGCACAAATAAATCTGTCTACCAGCTGACTTATGTGGCTGAACCTGGATGCCAGCCTGTTTAACGCGTGTCTGTTGCTGTGGCCACATCATGATAAAAACAAACCCTGTGCTCCTTCAACTACAGTTAACCCATTTTGGTGACTACCAAACCTCTTCTGTGGCTATGTTCTGTGGCTACGTGCCGGCTTCTATGACAGCAAGTTCATGTGAGTGTCTCAGCTGCTGTGGCTATCCTGAAGTGAAACAAGCCCTCTCTGCAAGTGAACCTCAACTACAATTAATATGTGTCCACTCCTATGGCTACAGAGCCATTGAAAGTGTGTACCTCAACCAAAGTTAGTCCACTTCAGTGCGAATGAGCCCACTCCAGTGGCTACCAGCCTGTCTGAAGTCTGTCAGCAGCAGTGGCCATATACTGAAGTAAAACCAGCCCTGGTGCCAGCATACAAAGGTCTGTTCCTTACATTTGAGTGAAGGAGGAGGGCAACTCTGTAGcttctgtgatgtgatgtgctgTGTGGTGGGGTGAGTATGGAGCGTGCCTCACAGTTGTTCTGCTGGGGGGAAAGCTTCCCAGACTTTGGGCCCGTGACTGGGGGCCATGTGTTGAGCACATGGGGGATGCAGAGAGGCGGCGGGATTTCGGGAAGTGTTGTTGTGGCACAGGAACAGAGAACCTGGGGGACGCCGACTGCCGCAGTTTTCAAATAATGCGGTTGATGTGGGCATTCCTTTCTCTAAACTGTcagggtttattttttttccacaacaTATTTAATCCAGATTCAGGTAATCTAGTACTTCTGAATTGTTAGGGTACTGGATGCTATTAATCAAGAATGCTCACATATGGATTTGGAACTGAAATATAAATTGGGCCAGAATTTCACTACATGCATCAGATTGATCATGATTCCACTGATTTTGCTTGACATGTAACCGTTAAAAAACGGCTCACAGTCTCAAATAAAGTGAAATTAATTGGCAGGATATAGGGCAAAACCAAATGCATGCACTAACTGATTTGTCTTGGATGAAAGTGTCTCATGAGTTTATAAATGTAGCCCCATTATGCTCAATGCAAACTGAAGTTATAGGCTAGATAAGTTACAATCTGAAAGAACCTGTATTTTGAATTGAATACTTTATTTATGTATCAGCGTGAAGGAAATACAAGTTTCTTAATGCTCTGCTTTGAAGGTAATTAATATCACACTTACATTGACTTCAGTACATTTATTCTACATATTTCATCAtaattttgatttattttaagACAAACAATTTTCGTGTTGCCCTTTCATATTTTATGCCATCGGGAACTTCATTTTGTCGTGACATGACAAATTGCAGCATAAACAAAGCAGTTATCAATGATTTCACACGAAGATCCGGAATTGAGCAAGGTTTAAAATAAGCTTATTTTAAAAGGGTTTAAAGAAATTTAATaaacacactgaaataaacAAAGACCCAGTGCTTAGGAAAAGATTTATTGCGTTTTTTTGCTGAGAAATTCTTTGGCGTTCGCCCCTCCAGTACTTCCAAGAGGATATATCTTGAGACGTCAAGTAAACTATGCACTGACAAAGTAGGCCTATTACGTGAAATATCTGTTATTTTCCAGTGTTATGACAAAAAACTTAATGTGGCTTTTACTAACAGGAAAAACGCTATTGCGTATTGACCTTATATTGGTGGAATTTTGGAGGTACGTTCGATTCCGCGAAGCAGTAGACTATCAAAAATGAATTTCACTGGAACTGGTTCCTCATGAAAGCcataaaaaactatttttcgAAATactaattaactaattaaataattaattatAAATGAAAGTAATACAATTAATGAATGGTGTCAGAGATTGTGATTGTACACCTCGATTCTGAAAACAATATAAAGACAAGgttttgtaaacaaactttAACCAATAATATGGTTTTCCATTTCTTAACCACCATTAGTGTAATGCGTGTTGTTAACTGTTTCAAGCGAGGCAAACAGTGATTTTTGTAGTAGAATCATGTTATTATAACAGACATAActgtattcacaaacacactgcataaTCATCAAGGTAGACTCTAAGCCAAGGTTTCCAATTCAAAAACTGCGCCCTTCAGAACCACGGAATCCAGTTTCCATTAAATCAATTTCAGCACTCATACACCCTCCCTTTAGATAGTGCGCTGCCGTCTGCTCCCTACAAGTAGATTCGGGAAGTGTCGGGTGGGCGGATAGTTTTGATTTTCCTTACATCGTGCCTAGCCAATAATGTGggggaactgttgtgcacatctCAGCTGGCAGACATTTAAAAAGGAGACAGTCCGGCGCTGTTGCAATTTGTATTAAAAACCCAACCTCTCTTTCTATGGAACCGTTAGAAGCTTCAGACTCTCTCCGTGGCTTACTCCTGTCCGGTCCTCTGTGTTAGCAACTCTCTCCGCGGTTTGCCTTGGACGGAACACAGCAAACCGTTATATTTTTAGCATTTCGACTACTTGACAGGTGAGCGTCTTTTTAACACTTTTACAGACTCCTTAAAGCTGTTTGCATGCCACGGTTGTTATGCGTTTTATCACACGCTGTTGCGTCCAAACCTCTTTGGTCACGGTGCAGGTGTCAATTAGCAGGACATCTGTTgcattttctaaaaaaaaataggtaCAGATCAGGTTATTGAAGTTAATGTCAGCACTTCGGTGATGCATTTGTTAATCTGCTAACACACTTCAGATATTCTTATGGTTGTTAATCTGTACGCACTGTGCATTTTTACAAACTGGGCATCCAGATGATATGAATAGCCTACCTCGACGCGCAGTTTTTATCAGTTTATATAGTACACTATAAGCCTAAATGAATGGCATATGCTGTGACCGTAAGATGTATTGATGGATAGTAAAAGTAACGGTACCCTGAAGGGGCGCATTAAGCTTGCATGTAGATGTGAGTGTCAAAATGTgatgaaagttttttttaatatatttgtatttactacAAACGACGTTTTAGTATCTGATTAGGTATGGCACAGACGTTATTTTAGAAACCTTTGTTAGTCATTGAATATTAGCTCAGTTCCATCATAGATGTaatgtgttgttttaatttATCTCTTTCAAGAATGATGGCATCCGCACGTGTCCTCTGCAGCATGATTTTCGTCGTGGGGCTTCTCTCCTATCCAGCGGATTCCAAACGGAACCGAGGATCCCAAGGTGCCATCCCTCATCCTGACAAAAACAACCCAAACGAATCAGAGCAGCAACCTCAGACACCGCAGGCGGGCTCTGGCTCCCAGGGACGGAGAAAGGGCCCCCATTTATCCGCCGACGAAGTGCTGGAGTCCAGCCAAGAGGCGCTACATGTCACCGAACGCAGATACCTCAAACTCGACTGGTGCAAGACCCAACCGCTGAAGCAAACCATCCACGAGGAAGGCTGCATCAGCCGCACCATTATTAATAGGTTCTGCTACGGACAGTGCAATTCATTTTACATTCCTAGACATGTCCGCAAAGAAGAGGGAGCCTTTCAGTCATGTTCTTTCTGTAAACCAAAGCGATTTACCACCATGACTCTAACTTTGAATTGCCCGGACCAGCAGCCGCCCACCAAAAAGAAGCGCGTGCAGCGCGTAAAGCAGTGTCGCTGCATCTCTATAGACCTGGACTAACGCTGATGCCTCGGTACACCAAGCAAGCACGGGGTTTCAGAGAGAAACATTCAGAGACGATCTTGTCTAAACTGAAACCTTAATACAATGGCAGAGAAGGAGACTGGTTTCATACTCACGCGATAGAAAATCATGTTCACTATAGTTTTCTCTCCAGACGCAGTTTTACGTCCACTAATTCACTTGGCACTTCAATATCCGGATGGACACAGCAAgtaacacatagacacaaaatgacagacagaccgacacatCTTTAACTCACGTTCACTCTGGGATGCATTAAAAGTTGGGTCAATTGCATCATGGAAGCCAAAGGAGACTATGTTATGGTCTGTCGgtgaaaacagccaaacacGTTGGGGGTAGCCTTAAAAGACAACTTATTGGCCTCTCAGACTTACTGTGGcgtggtctctccctctctaccctccTCTGAAATGAATTTACTGCTTATGATTTCCACTATGTGGAATTGGAGAAACAGTATGGcgattttatttaatatctggGACACATATAAGAATGTTTAAACGAATTTCTCGGAATCTCCATTGCCCAATTATATTGCC
Above is a window of Clupea harengus chromosome 14, Ch_v2.0.2, whole genome shotgun sequence DNA encoding:
- the grem1b gene encoding gremlin-1 encodes the protein MMASARVLCSMIFVVGLLSYPADSKRNRGSQGAIPHPDKNNPNESEQQPQTPQAGSGSQGRRKGPHLSADEVLESSQEALHVTERRYLKLDWCKTQPLKQTIHEEGCISRTIINRFCYGQCNSFYIPRHVRKEEGAFQSCSFCKPKRFTTMTLTLNCPDQQPPTKKKRVQRVKQCRCISIDLD